Proteins from a genomic interval of Rhodococcus rhodochrous:
- a CDS encoding cystathionine gamma-lyase — MTGDSTRCVKAVAHEGVPGSPLQAGPVFAAPYLLGEDERDDVDTYARASNPGWRALESALADLEHASAARVVGSGMSAITVALRSLVTPGGTVVVPSDGYYQVRKFATEYLAPHGIDVHELSVDEFGDGSLQRVLDGAGRGAVVLAETPSNPGLDTVDLRETAQSCRRTGALLLVDNTTATPLGQLPLDLGADVVVASGTKSLSGHSDLLFGYIAVADPDLLSAIDRERLLSGTVLGPFETWLAHRSLGTAGLRFERQCANALAVAGMLLEHPAVTDVRYPGLAGDPAHAVAAGQMSRFGPLVTFRLPGRDEVHRFVRAATLVAPATSFGGIHTTADRRARWGDAVPEGFVRLSCGIEDTADLLADLDAALRETTLH, encoded by the coding sequence ATGACGGGCGATTCGACACGTTGTGTGAAGGCGGTTGCACACGAGGGTGTTCCGGGCTCTCCTCTGCAGGCGGGGCCGGTCTTCGCCGCACCGTATCTACTCGGGGAAGACGAACGCGACGACGTCGACACCTATGCGCGTGCTTCGAATCCCGGTTGGCGCGCACTCGAATCGGCGCTCGCGGACCTCGAGCACGCCTCGGCCGCCCGCGTCGTCGGCTCGGGAATGTCGGCGATCACGGTCGCCCTGCGATCGCTCGTGACCCCGGGCGGCACGGTCGTCGTCCCCTCCGACGGCTACTACCAGGTGCGCAAGTTCGCCACCGAATATCTCGCGCCGCACGGTATCGACGTCCACGAACTCTCCGTCGACGAATTCGGCGACGGCTCCCTGCAGCGGGTGCTCGACGGTGCGGGCCGGGGTGCGGTGGTCCTCGCCGAGACGCCGTCGAATCCCGGTCTCGACACGGTGGATCTGCGTGAGACCGCGCAATCGTGCCGTCGCACCGGGGCATTGCTGCTCGTCGACAACACCACCGCCACCCCGCTCGGACAGCTCCCGCTCGACCTCGGCGCCGACGTCGTGGTGGCCAGCGGAACGAAATCGCTCAGCGGACACAGCGATCTGTTGTTCGGATACATCGCCGTCGCCGATCCCGACCTGCTGTCCGCGATCGACCGGGAACGACTGCTGTCGGGAACCGTGCTGGGACCCTTCGAGACCTGGCTCGCGCACCGCAGCCTCGGCACCGCCGGACTGCGCTTCGAACGGCAGTGCGCCAACGCGCTCGCCGTCGCCGGGATGCTGCTCGAGCACCCCGCCGTCACGGACGTCCGTTATCCCGGACTCGCCGGCGACCCCGCCCACGCCGTAGCAGCCGGCCAGATGAGCCGCTTCGGCCCCCTCGTCACGTTCCGGCTGCCCGGCCGCGACGAGGTGCACCGCTTCGTCCGCGCGGCCACGCTCGTCGCACCCGCCACCAGTTTCGGCGGTATCCACACGACAGCGGATCGTCGCGCACGCTGGGGCGACGCGGTGCCGGAGGGATTCGTCCGGTTGTCGTGCGGAATCGAGGACACCGCGGATCTGCTCGCCGATCTCGACGCGGCGCTGAGGGAGACGACACTGCACTGA
- a CDS encoding histidine phosphatase family protein → MSRPEEGAQSPRVRQLVLLRHGQTEYNATRRMQGQLDTDLSELGRRQALAVADVIARFDPLAVVSSDLRRAYDTATALGDRIGLPVAIDTRLRETHLGEWQGLTHTEVDAVAPGARSAWRADATWTPPGGENRVDVARRSIAVIGELLDKYEDWNDRPIVLVAHGGLIAALTAALLDLPVDRWSVLGGLGNTGWVQLSGYGEVPSWRLDVWNASAMVAPDDVL, encoded by the coding sequence GTGAGCCGTCCGGAGGAGGGTGCGCAGAGCCCGCGGGTGCGGCAGCTGGTGCTGCTGCGCCACGGCCAGACCGAGTACAACGCCACACGGCGGATGCAGGGGCAGCTCGACACCGATCTGTCCGAACTCGGCCGCCGGCAGGCGCTCGCCGTCGCCGACGTGATCGCCCGGTTCGATCCGCTCGCCGTCGTCTCGTCCGATCTGCGCCGCGCCTACGACACCGCGACCGCGCTCGGTGACCGCATCGGTCTGCCGGTCGCGATCGACACGCGGCTGCGCGAGACGCATCTCGGCGAATGGCAGGGCCTGACCCACACCGAGGTCGACGCCGTGGCCCCGGGCGCGCGCAGCGCGTGGCGCGCCGACGCGACCTGGACACCCCCGGGAGGCGAGAACCGCGTCGACGTGGCGCGGCGCAGCATCGCCGTCATCGGCGAACTGCTCGACAAGTACGAGGACTGGAACGATCGGCCCATCGTGCTGGTCGCGCACGGGGGCCTGATCGCCGCGCTCACCGCGGCCCTGCTCGACCTGCCGGTCGACCGGTGGTCCGTCCTCGGCGGTCTCGGGAACACCGGCTGGGTGCAGCTCAGCGGATACGGAGAGGTGCCGTCCTGGCGCCTGGACGTGTGGAACGCGTCGGCCATGGTGGCGCCCGATGACGTCCTCTGA
- a CDS encoding AAA family ATPase, translating to MDRALPATPPIFADVQDVVDRLAGTGYLADKSTATAVFLADRLGKPLLIEGPAGVGKTELARAVAETSEAELVRLQCYEGVDESRALYEWNHAKQILRIQSAGATAAAGESWDRTKEDVFSEEFLLSRPLLTAIRREDPTVLLVDEVDKADVEIEGLLLEVLSDFAVTVPELGTIRATRKPFAVLTSNATRELSEALKRRCLFLHLDFPDADLERRILASRVPDLPDALAEQLVRTVRVLRGMQLKKVPSVAETIDWGRTLLALGLDTLDDTALRSTLGVILKHQSDQVRAAAELRLN from the coding sequence GTGGATCGTGCGCTGCCCGCCACCCCGCCGATCTTCGCGGACGTCCAGGACGTCGTCGATCGCCTCGCCGGGACCGGATATCTCGCCGACAAGTCCACCGCGACCGCGGTGTTCCTCGCCGATCGCCTCGGCAAGCCGTTGCTGATCGAGGGACCCGCGGGCGTGGGCAAGACCGAACTCGCCCGCGCCGTCGCCGAGACCTCCGAGGCCGAACTCGTGCGCCTGCAATGCTACGAGGGCGTCGACGAATCCCGCGCGCTGTACGAGTGGAACCACGCCAAGCAGATCCTGCGCATCCAGTCGGCAGGGGCGACCGCCGCGGCGGGGGAGTCGTGGGACCGCACCAAGGAGGACGTCTTCTCCGAGGAGTTCCTGCTGTCGCGGCCGCTGCTCACCGCGATCCGCCGCGAGGATCCCACCGTGCTGCTCGTCGACGAGGTCGACAAGGCCGACGTCGAGATCGAAGGTCTGCTGCTCGAGGTGCTCAGCGACTTCGCGGTCACCGTGCCCGAACTCGGCACCATCCGGGCCACCCGCAAGCCGTTCGCGGTGCTCACCTCGAACGCCACCCGCGAGTTGTCCGAAGCGCTCAAGCGCCGGTGCCTGTTCCTGCACCTGGACTTCCCCGACGCCGATCTCGAACGGCGCATCCTCGCCAGCCGGGTCCCCGATCTGCCCGACGCGCTCGCCGAACAGCTCGTGCGCACCGTCCGGGTGCTGCGCGGCATGCAGCTCAAGAAGGTGCCCTCGGTGGCCGAGACGATCGACTGGGGTCGCACCCTGCTTGCGCTGGGTCTCGACACCCTCGACGACACCGCGCTGCGCAGCACGCTCGGCGTGATCCTCAAGCACCAGTCCGACCAGGTCCGCGCTGCCGCCGAGCTCCGGCTGAACTGA
- the rsfS gene encoding ribosome silencing factor, translating to MSATAEATEMARIAALAADEKLATDVVVLDVSEQLVITDCFVIASAPNERQVNAIVDNVEEKLRLAGHKPVRREGTREGRWTLLDYVDVVVHIQHEDERNFYALDRLWKDCPTIEVDGVGGPRSAIDAADSPEDV from the coding sequence GTGAGCGCAACGGCAGAAGCCACGGAGATGGCCCGAATCGCAGCCCTGGCCGCCGACGAGAAACTCGCCACCGACGTCGTGGTGCTCGACGTGTCCGAGCAGCTGGTGATCACCGACTGCTTCGTCATCGCGTCCGCACCCAACGAGCGTCAGGTCAACGCCATCGTCGACAACGTCGAGGAGAAGCTGCGCCTGGCCGGCCACAAGCCCGTCCGCCGCGAGGGCACCCGCGAAGGACGGTGGACCCTGCTCGACTACGTCGACGTCGTGGTGCACATCCAGCACGAGGACGAGCGCAACTTCTACGCCCTCGACCGCCTGTGGAAGGACTGCCCGACCATCGAGGTCGACGGTGTGGGTGGCCCCCGTTCGGCGATCGACGCCGCCGACTCGCCGGAGGACGTGTGA
- a CDS encoding vWA domain-containing protein has protein sequence MAAAHLPGSGAPPAPHGLPGHLVGFVEALRRRGIAVGPSETVDAGRVMTVLDLLDREALREGLACTLLRRSTHRPTFDALFDLWFPPAIGRREATGPQVSIPRTPTGEVDFEALRDLIAELLSDESPEALEASEMLVSAIVEELGQYASSNGPSFSAYQALRDVSPDTLLTKILEGLLGNGTREERDDAAYESEVARRTAAQRIADFRAMVERETRRRTAEQLGRERVEKYGVPKLAEEVDFLRASDAELVALRRSVMPLARLLASRLAARRRRARAGAIDLRRTLRKSMSTGGVPIDLVNRKPRPARPELVVLCDVSGSVAGFSHFTLLLVHALREQFSRVRVFAFIDTADEVTHYFNAGSDLGESMSRMLKEAELITYDGHSDYGHALGSFAENHAHALTSRSSLLILGDGRTNYRNPNLEVLEHLVSVARHAHWLNPEPKGQWGSGDSAARVYSEVVTMHECRSAQQLATVVASLLPV, from the coding sequence ATGGCGGCCGCGCACCTTCCCGGATCCGGGGCGCCCCCGGCTCCCCACGGACTGCCCGGGCACCTGGTCGGATTCGTCGAGGCGCTGCGTCGCCGCGGCATCGCGGTCGGGCCGTCCGAGACGGTCGACGCCGGACGGGTCATGACGGTGCTCGATCTCCTCGACCGGGAGGCCCTCCGCGAAGGTCTCGCGTGCACCCTGCTCCGCCGGTCCACGCACCGCCCGACCTTCGATGCCCTGTTCGACCTGTGGTTCCCACCCGCGATCGGACGTCGCGAGGCCACCGGCCCGCAGGTGAGCATCCCGCGCACCCCCACGGGGGAGGTCGACTTCGAGGCCCTGCGCGACCTCATCGCCGAGTTGCTGTCCGACGAGTCGCCGGAGGCACTCGAGGCCTCCGAGATGCTCGTCTCCGCCATCGTCGAGGAACTCGGCCAGTACGCATCGTCGAACGGTCCGTCCTTCTCGGCCTACCAGGCGCTGCGCGACGTCTCCCCGGACACCCTGCTCACGAAGATCCTCGAGGGACTGCTCGGCAACGGCACCCGCGAGGAACGCGACGACGCTGCCTACGAGAGCGAGGTCGCGCGGCGCACCGCCGCCCAGCGCATCGCCGATTTCCGGGCGATGGTCGAACGGGAGACCCGCCGGCGCACCGCCGAGCAGCTCGGGCGCGAACGCGTCGAGAAGTACGGGGTGCCCAAGCTCGCCGAGGAGGTCGACTTCCTGCGCGCGTCCGACGCGGAACTCGTCGCCCTGCGCCGCAGCGTCATGCCGCTCGCGCGTCTGCTCGCGAGCCGTCTCGCCGCGCGCCGCCGGCGCGCTCGTGCCGGCGCCATCGACCTGCGGCGCACCCTGCGCAAGTCCATGTCCACCGGTGGTGTGCCCATCGATCTGGTCAACCGCAAGCCCCGTCCGGCGCGTCCCGAGCTCGTCGTGCTCTGCGACGTCTCCGGTTCCGTCGCCGGTTTCTCCCACTTCACGTTGCTGCTCGTGCACGCCCTGCGCGAACAGTTCTCCCGCGTGCGCGTGTTCGCGTTCATCGACACCGCCGACGAGGTCACGCACTATTTCAATGCGGGGTCCGATCTGGGCGAGTCCATGTCGCGGATGCTGAAGGAAGCGGAGCTGATCACCTACGACGGTCACTCCGACTACGGACACGCCCTCGGCAGCTTCGCCGAGAACCACGCCCACGCCCTCACCAGCCGCAGCTCGCTGCTGATCCTCGGGGACGGCCGCACGAACTACCGCAATCCGAACCTCGAAGTCCTCGAGCATCTCGTGTCCGTCGCACGGCACGCGCACTGGCTCAATCCCGAGCCGAAGGGACAATGGGGTTCGGGGGATTCGGCCGCCAGGGTCTACAGCGAGGTCGTCACGATGCACGAGTGCCGGTCGGCGCAGCAGCTCGCAACGGTGGTGGCGAGTCTGCTCCCCGTGTGA
- a CDS encoding DegV family protein, which produces MSVVVVTDSSSCIDPELVRRYDIRVVPLHIIVGGRDLREGVDELPEDLSTVTTSGPSPAELTDAYTEALEASGGDGVVAVHLSRVLSGTWDAARHAAESLGDRIRLVDSRNTAMGSGFAVLEAVRAARAGADLVRVYERAVEVAASARTLLVVDRLDHLRRGGRIGTATALLGTALAMKPVLHISDGKLVLREKTRTMTKAMAKLVDGAATDVGDEPLVAVHHRGAPERARSLADQLAQRLPEGTEIVVSELDAVLGAHVGPGAVGVVVASAATGVSED; this is translated from the coding sequence GTGTCCGTCGTCGTCGTCACAGATTCGTCGAGTTGTATCGACCCCGAACTGGTCCGTCGGTACGACATCCGAGTGGTGCCACTGCACATCATCGTGGGCGGACGCGACCTTCGCGAGGGCGTCGACGAGTTGCCGGAGGACCTGTCGACCGTGACCACCTCCGGCCCCTCGCCCGCCGAACTGACCGACGCCTACACCGAGGCGCTCGAGGCCAGCGGGGGAGACGGCGTCGTCGCCGTGCACCTCTCGCGTGTGCTGTCCGGGACGTGGGACGCCGCCCGGCACGCCGCCGAATCGCTGGGCGACCGGATCCGGCTCGTCGATTCGCGGAACACCGCGATGGGTTCGGGTTTCGCCGTCCTCGAAGCGGTGCGCGCCGCCCGGGCCGGAGCCGATCTGGTGAGAGTGTACGAGCGGGCCGTGGAGGTCGCGGCGTCCGCCCGGACCCTGCTCGTCGTCGACCGGCTCGACCACCTGCGCCGCGGTGGCCGGATCGGCACGGCCACCGCGCTGTTGGGTACCGCGCTCGCGATGAAACCCGTGCTGCACATCTCCGACGGCAAGCTCGTCCTGCGGGAGAAGACCCGCACGATGACCAAGGCGATGGCCAAGCTCGTCGACGGAGCCGCAACCGATGTCGGCGACGAACCGCTCGTCGCGGTGCACCACCGCGGGGCACCCGAACGGGCGCGCAGCCTCGCCGATCAGCTCGCGCAGCGTCTTCCGGAAGGTACCGAGATCGTCGTGTCCGAACTCGACGCGGTTCTCGGCGCGCACGTCGGACCGGGCGCGGTCGGTGTGGTCGTCGCGTCCGCGGCGACCGGTGTCTCCGAGGACTGA
- the nadD gene encoding nicotinate-nucleotide adenylyltransferase: MHQPTDRPSAPRRRLGVMGGTFDPIHHGHLVAASEVAASFDLDEVIFVPTGQPWQKTGRDVSPAEDRYLMTVIATASNPRFSVSRVDIDRRKPTYTVDTLRDLSEQYPDADLYFITGADALGSILSWQDWQTLFDLARFVGVSRPGYDLHAEHLAPHLDDLPAEAVSLVEIPALAISSTDCRRRARENRPVWYLVPDGVVQYISKRRLYRTNTHLDGDPVPVFDGNTPGTIERKSTQ; encoded by the coding sequence GTGCATCAGCCAACGGATCGGCCCTCGGCCCCCAGGCGCCGCCTGGGCGTCATGGGTGGAACGTTCGACCCGATCCATCACGGACACCTCGTGGCGGCCAGCGAGGTCGCCGCGAGCTTCGACCTGGACGAAGTGATCTTCGTGCCCACCGGGCAACCCTGGCAGAAGACCGGGCGCGACGTCAGCCCCGCCGAGGACCGTTACCTGATGACGGTGATCGCGACCGCATCCAACCCGCGGTTCTCCGTCAGCCGCGTCGACATCGATCGACGCAAACCCACCTACACCGTCGACACCCTGCGCGACCTCAGCGAGCAGTATCCCGACGCGGATCTGTACTTCATCACCGGCGCGGACGCCCTGGGATCGATCCTGTCCTGGCAGGACTGGCAGACCCTGTTCGACCTCGCCCGCTTCGTCGGGGTGTCCCGGCCCGGATACGACCTGCACGCCGAACATCTGGCACCGCATCTGGACGATCTCCCGGCCGAGGCGGTGAGCCTGGTGGAGATCCCGGCACTGGCGATCTCCTCCACGGACTGCCGCAGGAGGGCCCGCGAGAACCGTCCCGTCTGGTATCTGGTGCCCGACGGAGTGGTGCAGTACATCAGCAAACGCCGGCTCTACCGCACGAATACGCACCTCGACGGAGATCCCGTCCCGGTGTTCGACGGAAACACCCCCGGCACCATCGAGAGAAAGAGCACGCAGTGA
- a CDS encoding ComEA family DNA-binding protein, giving the protein MASSDHRDLARTRLGAITRSSAMPAEPPWTDDTPTNDHPWADPDDGDEPVRSGPGRERFVDRLAAARWDTGRRGTAALSAIGVLAAAVALVVVWRDRPVPEPVPPLPRVEVVDTAEPSATKETDTAQPDSAEFVVSVVGAVTRPGLVRLPAGSRVADALDAAGGALDGADLIGLNLARRVADGDQIVVGIAPPQPVPQASGIVGAQAPGDAPPEAGGLVNLNTADETALDALPGVGPVTAAAIVSWRDTNGPFTDVEQLGEVDGIGPARLARLRELVTV; this is encoded by the coding sequence ATGGCGAGCAGTGACCACCGTGATCTCGCGCGCACCCGCCTCGGCGCGATCACACGTTCCTCGGCGATGCCTGCGGAACCGCCCTGGACCGACGACACGCCGACGAACGACCACCCCTGGGCGGACCCCGACGACGGCGACGAACCCGTCCGCAGCGGTCCCGGCCGGGAACGCTTCGTCGATCGGCTGGCCGCTGCGCGATGGGACACGGGACGACGAGGGACCGCTGCTCTCTCCGCGATCGGAGTGCTCGCCGCCGCAGTAGCCCTCGTCGTCGTGTGGCGCGACCGGCCGGTCCCCGAACCGGTACCGCCGCTGCCGAGGGTCGAAGTCGTGGACACCGCAGAGCCGTCCGCCACGAAGGAGACGGACACGGCACAGCCGGATTCCGCCGAGTTCGTCGTCAGCGTCGTGGGTGCGGTGACACGGCCCGGACTCGTGCGGTTGCCGGCGGGATCCCGTGTGGCCGACGCGCTCGACGCTGCCGGCGGTGCCCTCGACGGTGCCGACCTCATCGGCCTCAATCTGGCCCGGCGGGTCGCCGACGGTGACCAGATCGTCGTGGGAATCGCCCCGCCCCAACCTGTTCCGCAGGCCAGTGGAATCGTCGGGGCGCAGGCACCGGGCGATGCTCCACCGGAGGCAGGCGGGCTGGTCAACCTCAACACCGCCGACGAGACCGCGCTCGACGCGCTGCCGGGAGTCGGCCCTGTGACGGCCGCGGCGATCGTCTCGTGGCGTGACACCAACGGACCGTTCACGGACGTCGAACAACTCGGTGAGGTCGACGGGATCGGACCGGCGCGCCTGGCCAGGCTGCGTGAACTGGTGACGGTGTGA
- a CDS encoding glutamate-5-semialdehyde dehydrogenase, translated as MTAVTPDSAATDAGTDTREAVHEAARRARVASRRLALLTTTEKDAALHAAADALLAAADTVLAANAEDIEAARAGGTEEAILDRLRLTSARIDGIAAGLRQVAGLPDPIGGVVRGSTLPNGLELRQVRVPLGVVGMVYEARPNVTVDAFGLALKSGNAALLRGSSSAARSNAALVDVLRASLESRGIPADAVQLLPSADRSSVTHLIQARGLVDVVIPRGGAGLIAAVVRDATVPTIETGTGNCHVYVHSAADLEMAEKIVINAKTRRPSVCNTAETILVDKAIADTAVPKLLQAFQQHSVTVHGDLPGLVPATDQDWSDEYLSLDVALAVVDDLDAAVDHIDRYGTGHTEAIVTSDLAAAREFTTRVDAAAVMVNASTAFTDGEQFGFGAEIGISTQKLHARGPMGLPELTSTKWVVWGDGHTRPA; from the coding sequence ATGACTGCCGTGACCCCCGACTCAGCTGCGACCGACGCCGGCACGGACACCCGTGAGGCCGTCCACGAGGCCGCGCGTCGCGCCCGCGTGGCCTCGCGTCGTCTCGCGTTGCTCACCACCACCGAGAAGGACGCGGCTCTGCACGCCGCGGCCGACGCTCTGCTCGCCGCCGCCGACACCGTCCTCGCCGCGAACGCGGAGGACATCGAGGCCGCCCGCGCCGGTGGCACCGAGGAGGCCATCCTCGACCGGCTGCGCCTGACCTCCGCCCGGATCGACGGGATCGCCGCCGGCCTGCGCCAGGTGGCCGGACTGCCCGACCCGATCGGCGGCGTGGTCCGCGGCTCGACGCTGCCGAACGGTCTCGAGCTGCGCCAGGTGCGCGTCCCGCTCGGCGTGGTCGGCATGGTCTACGAAGCACGGCCCAACGTCACGGTCGACGCCTTCGGTCTCGCCCTGAAGTCCGGCAACGCCGCGCTGCTGCGCGGTTCGTCGTCCGCGGCGCGCTCGAACGCCGCGCTCGTCGACGTGCTGCGCGCCTCGCTCGAGAGCCGGGGCATCCCCGCCGACGCCGTACAGCTGCTGCCGAGCGCCGACCGCTCGTCGGTCACACATCTGATCCAGGCCCGCGGCCTGGTCGACGTCGTGATCCCGCGCGGTGGCGCCGGTCTGATCGCCGCAGTGGTCCGCGACGCGACCGTCCCCACGATCGAGACGGGCACCGGCAACTGCCACGTCTACGTCCACTCCGCGGCCGATCTGGAGATGGCGGAGAAGATCGTGATCAACGCGAAGACCCGCCGGCCCAGCGTGTGCAACACCGCCGAGACGATCCTCGTCGACAAGGCGATCGCCGACACCGCCGTCCCGAAGCTCCTGCAGGCATTCCAGCAACACAGCGTGACGGTCCACGGCGACCTGCCCGGCCTCGTGCCCGCGACCGACCAGGACTGGTCCGACGAGTACCTCTCGCTCGACGTCGCCCTCGCGGTGGTCGACGACCTCGACGCCGCCGTCGACCACATCGACCGTTACGGCACCGGCCACACCGAAGCGATCGTCACCTCGGACCTCGCCGCTGCGCGGGAGTTCACGACGCGCGTGGACGCCGCAGCCGTTATGGTCAACGCTTCGACGGCGTTCACCGACGGCGAGCAGTTCGGATTCGGCGCGGAGATCGGCATCTCCACCCAGAAGCTGCACGCTCGCGGCCCGATGGGTCTGCCCGAACTGACGTCGACGAAGTGGGTGGTGTGGGGCGACGGCCACACCCGCCCCGCCTGA
- a CDS encoding D-alanine--D-alanine ligase family protein, with the protein MSTPRTRVAVVFGGRSNEHSVSCISAGSILRNLDPEKYEVVPIGITPEGAWVLGDADPAGLAAAGRELPVVAGDGSDLVLTADPTRSGDIVALDEGSYGRVLASVDVVFPVLHGAYGEDGTIQGLLELADIPYVGPGVLASAAGMDKEFTKKLLAAEGLPVGFQIVLRPGTANLTEEQKNRLGLPVFVKPARGGSSIGISRVADWAAFDDAVAKARQHDPKVIVESAIIGREVECGVLEFPDGDVRASVVAEIRMPDTSGDHEAFYDFDTKYLDDVCEFDVPAKLDEEISDRIRELAVRAFRALDCHGLSRVDFFVTEDGPVINEINTMPGFTSISMYPRMWEATGVEYAELLSILVETALARGTGLR; encoded by the coding sequence GTGAGTACGCCCCGAACCCGGGTGGCCGTCGTCTTCGGTGGTCGCAGCAACGAACATTCCGTCTCCTGCATCTCGGCAGGGAGCATCCTGCGCAACCTGGATCCGGAGAAGTACGAGGTCGTGCCCATCGGCATCACTCCCGAGGGCGCATGGGTCCTCGGCGACGCGGACCCCGCCGGCCTCGCCGCGGCCGGTCGCGAACTGCCCGTCGTCGCCGGTGACGGCTCCGATCTCGTGCTCACCGCGGACCCCACCCGCAGCGGCGACATCGTCGCGCTCGACGAGGGCTCCTACGGCCGGGTGCTCGCATCGGTCGACGTGGTCTTCCCGGTCCTGCACGGCGCCTACGGCGAGGACGGCACCATCCAAGGTCTGCTCGAACTCGCGGACATCCCGTACGTCGGTCCCGGGGTTCTTGCCAGCGCCGCCGGGATGGACAAGGAGTTCACCAAGAAACTGCTCGCGGCCGAAGGCCTGCCCGTCGGCTTCCAGATCGTCCTGCGTCCCGGCACCGCGAACCTCACCGAGGAGCAGAAGAACCGCCTCGGCCTGCCCGTCTTCGTCAAGCCCGCCCGCGGCGGATCGTCGATCGGCATCAGCCGCGTGGCCGACTGGGCCGCCTTCGACGACGCCGTCGCGAAGGCCCGGCAGCACGATCCCAAGGTCATCGTCGAGTCCGCGATCATCGGCCGCGAGGTGGAGTGCGGCGTGCTCGAGTTCCCGGACGGCGACGTTCGCGCGAGTGTCGTCGCCGAGATCCGCATGCCCGACACCTCCGGCGACCACGAGGCGTTCTACGACTTCGATACGAAGTACCTCGACGACGTCTGCGAGTTCGACGTCCCGGCCAAGCTCGACGAGGAGATCTCCGACCGGATCCGCGAGCTCGCGGTCCGGGCGTTCCGGGCCCTCGACTGCCACGGTCTGTCCCGCGTCGACTTCTTCGTCACCGAGGACGGACCGGTGATCAACGAGATCAACACGATGCCCGGTTTCACGTCGATCTCGATGTACCCGCGGATGTGGGAGGCCACCGGCGTGGAGTACGCCGAGCTGCTGTCGATCCTGGTGGAGACGGCGCTCGCGCGGGGGACCGGCCTGCGCTGA
- the octT gene encoding diglucosylglycerate octanoyltransferase — translation MTSSEPTPIETDAAPRRPVLLVIGDSLSYYGPKGGLPADHPQIWPNLVAAELGWDVELVARIGWTTRDAWWAMTQDPRVWAAIPHAGAVVLAVGGMDTLPSPLPTALREGLRYIRPPALRRAARTAYGWLQPRLSPLGRPVALPPRVSVEYLETIRDALAYMRPDLPVIGTLPSVHRSEQYRSVHAGRLPAARAITHWAAEKSVPLVDLAEAVRENVFSDDANPDGIHWGWEGHRRVAAAVGDAVRIVHRDAEVPVEGLR, via the coding sequence ATGACGTCCTCTGAACCGACGCCGATCGAGACCGACGCCGCCCCGCGGCGCCCGGTCCTGCTGGTGATCGGCGACTCGCTGAGCTACTACGGCCCGAAGGGCGGCCTGCCCGCCGACCATCCGCAGATCTGGCCCAATCTGGTCGCGGCCGAACTCGGCTGGGACGTCGAACTCGTCGCCCGGATCGGGTGGACCACACGCGACGCGTGGTGGGCCATGACCCAGGACCCGCGGGTGTGGGCCGCGATCCCGCACGCCGGAGCCGTCGTCCTGGCCGTGGGCGGGATGGACACCCTGCCGTCCCCGCTGCCCACCGCACTGCGGGAAGGCCTGCGTTACATCCGCCCGCCGGCCCTGCGTCGCGCGGCGCGTACCGCCTACGGGTGGTTGCAGCCGCGACTGTCGCCGCTCGGTCGCCCGGTGGCGCTCCCGCCCCGGGTCAGTGTCGAGTACCTCGAAACGATCAGGGACGCACTGGCGTACATGCGACCCGACCTGCCCGTCATCGGCACCCTGCCGTCGGTGCACCGCAGCGAGCAGTACCGGTCGGTGCATGCCGGCCGGCTCCCCGCGGCACGCGCGATCACCCACTGGGCGGCCGAGAAGTCGGTTCCCCTCGTCGATCTCGCCGAAGCGGTGCGGGAGAACGTCTTCTCCGACGACGCCAACCCCGACGGGATCCACTGGGGTTGGGAAGGACACCGCCGCGTCGCCGCCGCTGTCGGTGACGCTGTCCGGATCGTGCATCGGGATGCGGAAGTCCCGGTGGAGGGCCTACGGTAG